A stretch of the Xiphias gladius isolate SHS-SW01 ecotype Sanya breed wild chromosome 21, ASM1685928v1, whole genome shotgun sequence genome encodes the following:
- the LOC120807422 gene encoding SLIT-ROBO Rho GTPase-activating protein 3-like isoform X1, producing the protein MSSQAKVKKDKEIIAEYETQVKEIRNQLVEQFRCLEQQSESRLQLLQDLQEFFRRKAELQLEYSRGLDKLAERYSAKIRTSREHQHFKKDQNLLSTVNCWYLVLDQTRRESRDHATLSDIYNNNVIVRLAHVGEDVIRLFKKSKDIGVQMHEELVKVTNELYTVMKTYHMYHTESLSAESKLKEAEKQEEKHIGKANDISTSLLRYGHDERPQRRSSVKKMEKMKEKRQAKYSENKLKCTKARNDYLLNLAATNALVAKYYIHDVSDMIDCCDLGYHASLARTMRTYLSAEYSLETSRHEGLDLLEGAVDAMDIRGDKLKFMDTHSQIFCPPARFDYQPHMGDEVCQVSAQQPVQTELLMRYHQLQSRLATLKIENEEVRKTLDATVQTLQDMLTVEDFDVSEAFQHSQSTESVKSASSDSYMSKANIAKRRANQQETEGFYFTKYKEYLNGSNLIVKLQAKHDLLKQTLGEGERAEYGTTRPPTLPPKPQRMRKSRPRSIFNRKLFNGNMEAFIQDSGQPIPVVVESCIRYINLYGLQQQGIFRVPGSQVEVNDIKNAFERGEDPLVDDQTDHDINSVAGVLKLYFRGLENPLFPKERFLDLISTTKLDPGAERAHHLQQIVVTLQRPVIIVMRYLFAFLNHLSQYSDENMMDPYNLAICFGPTLMPIPDDQDPVACQAHVNEVIKTIIIHHEVIFPTQRELEGPVYEKCMAGGEEYCESPHSEPGALDEVDNGTGPNTSDEELEQIEAIAKFDYVGRSPRELSFKKGASLLLYLRASEDWWEGRHNGVDGLIPHQYIVVQDMDDAFSDGIQRTDGEASGPHHDDRVTSRNERQSPCEHTPEHRFGAALGRVRVRSDGAAVPRIRNGADSHSPTKMADQPPRVMPRPCSPHKIAVSRGPTDSPEKRRLTTFGSAGHINHPDRKAFVDSHSQRSSPSTTRHASLGDHKALEAEALAEDIEKTMNTALHELRELERQNVAKHAPDVVLDTLEPLKHPGGAQDPPGSPLHTMVIRDPDAVQRRSSSSSSSETLTTFKPALSARRPSAPLRPPPVRPVRPAPVIGHGQGPHRSSSSSSSGLGSPGITPTDRVFPKAPSPSPSTSSSSSDKQGNM; encoded by the exons AAAGGACCAAAATCTCCTGTCCACTGTGAACTGCTGGTATTTGGTCTTGGACCAGACCAGGCGGGAGAGCAGAGACCACGCCACTCTCAGCGACATCTACAACAACAACGTCATTGTCCGTCTGGCACACGTGGGCGAGGATGTCATCAGACTTTTCAAAAAG AGCAAAGACATCGGGGTGCAAATGCATGAGGAGTTGGTGAAAGTCACCAATGAGCTCTACACT GTGATGAAGACGTACCACATGTACCATACTGAGAGTCTCAGTGCTGAGAGCAAGCTGaaggaggcagaaaaacaggaggagaaacacaTTGGCAAGGCCAATGACATAAGTACCAGCCTGCTGCGTTATGGTCACGATGAACGTCCACAGCGACGAAGCTCTGTcaagaagatggagaaaatgaaggagaaG AGACAAGCCAAGTACTCTGAAAACAAGCTGAAATGCACAAAGGCCCGCAACGATTATCTTCTCAACCTGGCAGCCACGAATGCCCTGGTGGCCAAATACTACATCCATGATGTCTCAGATATGATAGAT TGCTGTGACTTAGGGTACCATGCAAGCCTGGCGCGCACCATGAGAACCTACCTGTCTGCAGAGTATAGTCTGGAGACTTCTCGCCATGAGGGTTTGGACCTACTGGAGGGAGCAGTAGATGCCATGGACATCAGAGGAGACAAGCTGAAATTtatggacacacacagccagatCTTCTGTCCTCCAGCACGCTTTGACTATCAGCCACACATGGGTGATGAG GTGTGTCAGGTGAGTGCACAGCAGCCTGTCCAGACAGAGCTCTTGATGCGCTACCACCAGCTGCAGTCTCGCCTGGCCACGCTGAAGATAGAAAATGAAGAG gtgagGAAGACGCTTGACGCCACCGTGCAGACTCTTCAGGACATGCTCACCGTGGAAGATTTTGATGTTTCAGAAGCCTTCCAGCACAGCCAATCCACAGAGTCGGTCAAATCGGCTTCCTCTGACTCCTACATGAGCAAGGCAAACATCGCTAAGAGACGAGCCAATCAGCAAGAGACCGAGGGCTTCTACTTCACT AAATACAAGGAATACTTGAATGGCAGCAATCTCATTGTCAAACTGCAGGCCAAGCATGATCTTCTGAAGCAGACGCTAGGAGAAG gGGAGAGGGCTGAATATGGAACAACAAG GCCCCCCACTCTTCCCCCTAAACCCCAGAGAATGCGGAAGTCTAGACCTCGCTCCATTTTTAACCGTAAGCTGTTTAACGGCAATATGGAGGCCTTCATTCAG GACTCAGGGCAGCCTATACCAGTGGTGGTTGAGAGCTGCATTCGATACATCAATTTGTATG GTCTTCAGCAGCAAGGTATATTTCGAGTTCCGGGCTCCCAGGTCGAAGTCAATgatattaaaaatgcatttgagaGAG GAGAGGATCCACTGGTGGATGATCAGACTGATCATGACATCAACTCTGTGGCAGGTGTTCTCAAGCTCTACTTCAGGGGGCTGGAGAACCCACTGTTCCCTAAAGAGCGTTTCCTCGACCTCATATCTACTACCA agcttgaCCCGGGTGCAGAAAGAGCTCATCACCTTCAGCAGATAGTTGTGACTCTTCAGCGGCCTGTGATCATTGTGATGAGATACCTGTTTGCATTCCTAAATCA TCTTTCCCAGTACAGTGATGAGAACATGATGGACCCCTACAACCTGGCTATTTGCTTTGGCCCCACATTGATGCCCATACCAGATGACCAGGATCCTGTGGCCTGCCAGGCACATGTGAATGAGGTCATTAAGACCATTATCATCCACCACGAGGTCATCTTCCCGACCCAGCGGGAGTTGGAGGGACCTGTGTATGAAAAGTGCATGGCTGGGGGAGAAGAATACTG TGAAAGCCCCCACAGTGAGCCAGGGGCTCTTGATGAGGTAGACAATGGTACCGGCCCTAACACTAGTGATGAAG AGTTGGAGCAGATCGAGGCCATAGCGAAGTTCGACTATGTGGGCCGAAGTCCTAGAGAGCTTTCCTTCAAGAAGGGAGCCTCTCTGTTACTCTACCTTCGTGCCTCCGAGGACTGGTGGGAGGGCCGACATAACGGCGTGGATGGGCTGATCCCACATCAGTACATTGTGGTGCAAGACAT GGATGACGCTTTCTCAGATGGCATTCAGAGGACTGATGGTGAGGCCAGCGGACCGCACCACGATGACAGAGTCACATCCCGAAATGAACGCCAATCTCCTTGTGAACACACACCTGAGCACCGCTTTGGAGCGGCATTGGGAAG AGTGAGAGTGCGATCCGATGGAGCTGCAGTTCCACGCATCAGGAATGGTGCTGACAGTCACAGTCCCACCAAAATGGCAGACCAGCCCCCTAGGGTTATGCCTCGGCCCTGCAGCCCACACAAAATCGCTGTTAGCAGGGGCCCAACAGACAGTCCAGAGAAACGGCGTCTCACCACATTTGGCAGTGCTGGCCACATCAACCACCCCGACAGAAAGGCCTTTGTCGACAGCCACTCTCAAAGATCTTCACCTAGCACCACTCGGCATGCAAGTTTGGGAGACCACAAAGCTCTTGAAGCTGAAGCGCTCGCCGAG GACATagagaaaacaatgaatacaGCTCTCCATGAGTTACGGGAGCTGGAGCGACAGAATGTAGCCAAACACGCCCCTGATGTTGTTCTGGACACTCTGGAGCCCCTCAAACACCCAGGTGGAGCCCAGGATCCACCTGGCAGCCCTCTCCACACCATGGTGATCCGGGATCCAGATGCAGTCCAGCGacgtagcagcagcagctcctcctctgaGACCCTGACCACTTTTAAACCTGCTCTGTCAGCGCGCAGACCGAGCGCACCTCTAAGGCCCCCACCTGTCAGACCTGTCCGGCCTGCTCCTGTGATTGGACATGGGCAGGGACCACACCGCTCCAGCAGCTCAAGTTCCTCTGGTCTGGGCAGCCCAGGCATCACTCCCACTGACAGGGTCTTCCCCAAAGCTCCTTCCCCATCACCATCcacctcgtcctcctcctcagacAAACAAGGTAACATGTAG
- the LOC120807422 gene encoding SLIT-ROBO Rho GTPase-activating protein 3-like isoform X2, with protein MSSQAKVKKDKEIIAEYETQVKEIRNQLVEQFRCLEQQSESRLQLLQDLQEFFRRKAELQLEYSRGLDKLAERYSAKIRTSREHQHFKKDQNLLSTVNCWYLVLDQTRRESRDHATLSDIYNNNVIVRLAHVGEDVIRLFKKSKDIGVQMHEELVKVTNELYTVMKTYHMYHTESLSAESKLKEAEKQEEKHIGKANDISTSLLRYGHDERPQRRSSVKKMEKMKEKRQAKYSENKLKCTKARNDYLLNLAATNALVAKYYIHDVSDMIDCCDLGYHASLARTMRTYLSAEYSLETSRHEGLDLLEGAVDAMDIRGDKLKFMDTHSQIFCPPARFDYQPHMGDEVCQVSAQQPVQTELLMRYHQLQSRLATLKIENEEVRKTLDATVQTLQDMLTVEDFDVSEAFQHSQSTESVKSASSDSYMSKANIAKRRANQQETEGFYFTKYKEYLNGSNLIVKLQAKHDLLKQTLGEGERAEYGTTRGRRNVRARSQDSGQPIPVVVESCIRYINLYGLQQQGIFRVPGSQVEVNDIKNAFERGEDPLVDDQTDHDINSVAGVLKLYFRGLENPLFPKERFLDLISTTKLDPGAERAHHLQQIVVTLQRPVIIVMRYLFAFLNHLSQYSDENMMDPYNLAICFGPTLMPIPDDQDPVACQAHVNEVIKTIIIHHEVIFPTQRELEGPVYEKCMAGGEEYCESPHSEPGALDEVDNGTGPNTSDEELEQIEAIAKFDYVGRSPRELSFKKGASLLLYLRASEDWWEGRHNGVDGLIPHQYIVVQDMDDAFSDGIQRTDGEASGPHHDDRVTSRNERQSPCEHTPEHRFGAALGRVRVRSDGAAVPRIRNGADSHSPTKMADQPPRVMPRPCSPHKIAVSRGPTDSPEKRRLTTFGSAGHINHPDRKAFVDSHSQRSSPSTTRHASLGDHKALEAEALAEDIEKTMNTALHELRELERQNVAKHAPDVVLDTLEPLKHPGGAQDPPGSPLHTMVIRDPDAVQRRSSSSSSSETLTTFKPALSARRPSAPLRPPPVRPVRPAPVIGHGQGPHRSSSSSSSGLGSPGITPTDRVFPKAPSPSPSTSSSSSDKQGNM; from the exons AAAGGACCAAAATCTCCTGTCCACTGTGAACTGCTGGTATTTGGTCTTGGACCAGACCAGGCGGGAGAGCAGAGACCACGCCACTCTCAGCGACATCTACAACAACAACGTCATTGTCCGTCTGGCACACGTGGGCGAGGATGTCATCAGACTTTTCAAAAAG AGCAAAGACATCGGGGTGCAAATGCATGAGGAGTTGGTGAAAGTCACCAATGAGCTCTACACT GTGATGAAGACGTACCACATGTACCATACTGAGAGTCTCAGTGCTGAGAGCAAGCTGaaggaggcagaaaaacaggaggagaaacacaTTGGCAAGGCCAATGACATAAGTACCAGCCTGCTGCGTTATGGTCACGATGAACGTCCACAGCGACGAAGCTCTGTcaagaagatggagaaaatgaaggagaaG AGACAAGCCAAGTACTCTGAAAACAAGCTGAAATGCACAAAGGCCCGCAACGATTATCTTCTCAACCTGGCAGCCACGAATGCCCTGGTGGCCAAATACTACATCCATGATGTCTCAGATATGATAGAT TGCTGTGACTTAGGGTACCATGCAAGCCTGGCGCGCACCATGAGAACCTACCTGTCTGCAGAGTATAGTCTGGAGACTTCTCGCCATGAGGGTTTGGACCTACTGGAGGGAGCAGTAGATGCCATGGACATCAGAGGAGACAAGCTGAAATTtatggacacacacagccagatCTTCTGTCCTCCAGCACGCTTTGACTATCAGCCACACATGGGTGATGAG GTGTGTCAGGTGAGTGCACAGCAGCCTGTCCAGACAGAGCTCTTGATGCGCTACCACCAGCTGCAGTCTCGCCTGGCCACGCTGAAGATAGAAAATGAAGAG gtgagGAAGACGCTTGACGCCACCGTGCAGACTCTTCAGGACATGCTCACCGTGGAAGATTTTGATGTTTCAGAAGCCTTCCAGCACAGCCAATCCACAGAGTCGGTCAAATCGGCTTCCTCTGACTCCTACATGAGCAAGGCAAACATCGCTAAGAGACGAGCCAATCAGCAAGAGACCGAGGGCTTCTACTTCACT AAATACAAGGAATACTTGAATGGCAGCAATCTCATTGTCAAACTGCAGGCCAAGCATGATCTTCTGAAGCAGACGCTAGGAGAAG gGGAGAGGGCTGAATATGGAACAACAAG GGGAAGACGGAATGTCCGTGCCAGGAGTCAG GACTCAGGGCAGCCTATACCAGTGGTGGTTGAGAGCTGCATTCGATACATCAATTTGTATG GTCTTCAGCAGCAAGGTATATTTCGAGTTCCGGGCTCCCAGGTCGAAGTCAATgatattaaaaatgcatttgagaGAG GAGAGGATCCACTGGTGGATGATCAGACTGATCATGACATCAACTCTGTGGCAGGTGTTCTCAAGCTCTACTTCAGGGGGCTGGAGAACCCACTGTTCCCTAAAGAGCGTTTCCTCGACCTCATATCTACTACCA agcttgaCCCGGGTGCAGAAAGAGCTCATCACCTTCAGCAGATAGTTGTGACTCTTCAGCGGCCTGTGATCATTGTGATGAGATACCTGTTTGCATTCCTAAATCA TCTTTCCCAGTACAGTGATGAGAACATGATGGACCCCTACAACCTGGCTATTTGCTTTGGCCCCACATTGATGCCCATACCAGATGACCAGGATCCTGTGGCCTGCCAGGCACATGTGAATGAGGTCATTAAGACCATTATCATCCACCACGAGGTCATCTTCCCGACCCAGCGGGAGTTGGAGGGACCTGTGTATGAAAAGTGCATGGCTGGGGGAGAAGAATACTG TGAAAGCCCCCACAGTGAGCCAGGGGCTCTTGATGAGGTAGACAATGGTACCGGCCCTAACACTAGTGATGAAG AGTTGGAGCAGATCGAGGCCATAGCGAAGTTCGACTATGTGGGCCGAAGTCCTAGAGAGCTTTCCTTCAAGAAGGGAGCCTCTCTGTTACTCTACCTTCGTGCCTCCGAGGACTGGTGGGAGGGCCGACATAACGGCGTGGATGGGCTGATCCCACATCAGTACATTGTGGTGCAAGACAT GGATGACGCTTTCTCAGATGGCATTCAGAGGACTGATGGTGAGGCCAGCGGACCGCACCACGATGACAGAGTCACATCCCGAAATGAACGCCAATCTCCTTGTGAACACACACCTGAGCACCGCTTTGGAGCGGCATTGGGAAG AGTGAGAGTGCGATCCGATGGAGCTGCAGTTCCACGCATCAGGAATGGTGCTGACAGTCACAGTCCCACCAAAATGGCAGACCAGCCCCCTAGGGTTATGCCTCGGCCCTGCAGCCCACACAAAATCGCTGTTAGCAGGGGCCCAACAGACAGTCCAGAGAAACGGCGTCTCACCACATTTGGCAGTGCTGGCCACATCAACCACCCCGACAGAAAGGCCTTTGTCGACAGCCACTCTCAAAGATCTTCACCTAGCACCACTCGGCATGCAAGTTTGGGAGACCACAAAGCTCTTGAAGCTGAAGCGCTCGCCGAG GACATagagaaaacaatgaatacaGCTCTCCATGAGTTACGGGAGCTGGAGCGACAGAATGTAGCCAAACACGCCCCTGATGTTGTTCTGGACACTCTGGAGCCCCTCAAACACCCAGGTGGAGCCCAGGATCCACCTGGCAGCCCTCTCCACACCATGGTGATCCGGGATCCAGATGCAGTCCAGCGacgtagcagcagcagctcctcctctgaGACCCTGACCACTTTTAAACCTGCTCTGTCAGCGCGCAGACCGAGCGCACCTCTAAGGCCCCCACCTGTCAGACCTGTCCGGCCTGCTCCTGTGATTGGACATGGGCAGGGACCACACCGCTCCAGCAGCTCAAGTTCCTCTGGTCTGGGCAGCCCAGGCATCACTCCCACTGACAGGGTCTTCCCCAAAGCTCCTTCCCCATCACCATCcacctcgtcctcctcctcagacAAACAAGGTAACATGTAG